The Helianthus annuus cultivar XRQ/B unplaced genomic scaffold, HanXRQr2.0-SUNRISE HanXRQChr00c176, whole genome shotgun sequence nucleotide sequence ctgtttgtttacctcttaatgaggcacttaatggttcagatcttttactggttcagcacttaatgattcagactgtttgtttcatgagcagatgtctgaatggttcatacatttgtctctgaatgatTAAGATTTATAGAGTCttaggggtgtttgttttttgcaATAAGTACTTCCTGACCTCTTATGTCTGCAccgcgcagaccacgcgcagacctTTGGGTCTGCAGCGTGTTTGTTTTTTGGAAGACATTTCACTAAAAAACTTCTTGATGTCTTCCTCGTGCAGATCTGGACCAGGCTCTTCAAAACTCTTCTCCCTTTCAAACCTCAAAACCCTAGCACCCATTGCAATCCTCCAGCGACACCCACCTCCTCCGCCCCGCCACCTCTCCACCTCCACCCCACCTCCGCCGCCCCCTCCATCTCCGCCGCCCCCTCCACCTCTGTTTTCTTCTGCAAAAAGAATCAAATTTTGAGGTTTGTTTTCTTCATCTTTGTTCCTTGAATTTTATATATACTGTTTGAGGTTTCAATCTTTTTAACATGTTCTTGAATTACTAGTTTAAAAGTTTGAAGCTTTATATAATTCCCATCTTTGATTCCgttcaaataatttttttttaaagtccGTTCAAAgaatcttgaattctttattttCAACTTTCATATATACTGTTTGAAATTTCAATATTATAACATGTTTCTTGAATCATTAGGTTAAATGATTGAAACTTTATTAATACCCAACGTTTGATTTGATTCATAGGATCTAAATTTCAACGATTGAAACTAGTGTAAGCTGAATGTTTCTTGAAAAAGAAGGTTAAAAGATTGAAATTAGGGTAAGCTGAATATGATGGATTTGAGTAAGGGTTTGATTGGATGATTTTTGGATAGAGGTTTTGATTTCTAGGGTtttgcagaagttaaaaaacaaacactcttcttcttgcagactgcagaggtttggtccacctcttcagctACAGATGTctacagatgtggtccgcagactgcagacattttacctctgaaaaaacaaacaacaccttaatggttaagacctctaatctgaattggtcagacatttgcctctaaatggttaagcattatacaagctcttaatggttcagacctcttactgattcagcacttaatggttcagacctatTAATTGTTTAGCATTTAACCATTTAGATGTTGACAAACAACCCCTTAACAAACTATTTAAAATTCCAATAGGCTGTATATATTttattagggtaaattacactttcaTCCTTTAATAAATGTATGGGATTGTAACGGATGTTATTTAaattcaataattacagtcacatttatttataaaactgcGATGATGATAAATCGTCGTCTGATGATGATGAATAACTGAACGTAAATCCCCCAGGCCCCAAGTCGACATTCTGTTTTCTCACATGACAATTGGGTTATAATTTCGAAAAACTTTTGTTTGTTAGCTACTTGTGTCTTGGGGTGGGCTTGTTAATTGGGTTTATAAAACTTTGggtcttatttataaaacttttaaTTGGGTTTTAAACTTGTTATACAAAGACCCTTATTTATAAGAACATCCAgatttttgttaaatatatatttaaaaaaatttcgGACCCTATATTGATTTGGGACCTGATCGCAGGCCCACCCTGCACCTCATTTTAGCCGGCACTGGGAACCAATATCGTTATTCGCTTTTATGGTTTCCAATCGATATAGAATATGACTTTACTTTTTAGTCATGGGACAATTTTGTGTTATAAAAGCCACTGTAAATAACCTTTTTTCATATCGTATGAGTTGCATTCTAAATAATGTATTTTTGTGTCGTAAACTATACCAATTGTCGGTACTGTATCGATGGCAAAACAGACCAAATCGATACCAATCAAATAACGTCGATACAGTTATTTATTTTATCAAATATCGATATTCTTTTGAACGATATTTGAtactaggggtgtgcatgggtcggtttggttcggtttttactattaaccataaccataaccgctagttcggttatggagttttggtaaccataaccataaccaaacttcggttatggttatcggttatgaagtcggttatggttcggttttggttaatttcggttaagtaaccaagcaaggtttgaaataaatagggttgtgcacgatttgaacttagcttaagcctattttataagataacggagactaaactttttggttaaactaccgatttggggttctttttaataaggtaattctaaaaaaaaaaaaaagtatggACATCACACCTTAATTCTTTATTAAAATAAATGGCATctacatcaagatcattttgttactaacatacttttatcttagtaaaaaccttctatatgattttgtaaaacacaaatccattATATAAAGTTAGCATTAcaagttcggttcggtttcggttatattcggttaaccaaagcttcataaaccataatcataaccgattgagcggttatataaagtttcataaccataaccattggttatattggttatcagttattagtggttcggttatgtTCGATTATCAGTTATGatggttaatttgctcaccctTATTTGATACCAACTAAATTCATTAAGTGTGAGAAATCTcactaatctatactatataataaaagaaaccactttgaggacacttgtcatcatattaggccatgtcttatggataattattttagtttaatctcttctaattagttatagataatcctcctactaaatattatttaatttaattattacttttatatttatctatttactctcaaattcaaacttagtaactaatttgatattagagtaaattacgatttggcccctgtggttatcacttttacccttttagcccaaaaaatgaattttttaacatctgatcTCTCAGCGTCTTTTTTCCTAACCGTTTTGGCAACGtcttttttttaacccttttggcccctaaagtAATGGAtcgggttagtgttaggggccaaaaggttAGAAAAAGACGTTGGgagctcagatgttaaaagatttttTTGGCTAAAGGGTAAAAGTGAGATCACacgggccaaaatcgtaatttactcttgatattaactatatatttgaacgttttgtttagtttggtatcaaatagattttacgataAAATTAActatattatttatcatttctacatttacaagttttaaataaatgattaaatttattgagactttattaacaaattttactacaatataataatcttttatatcaatataaatatatatttatactacACTATTATATTAACATTAATGTGTAACACCTGTCATTCTGTaagtatttattttatgattttctcgcctcacttccaacttatcttatattaattaaataaataaatgaataatgagctaatattaaatttcACCCCTACTTTAAATTTTTGCATACCATCTTCTATTTTAAATTTGAATACCATCCTACTacttattatttagtataaaaaatacatttattcaacccgtgtaataaatgaggtttcttaaatgatatattattttattattttggtaaacaatattacatttattcaactcgtgtaatacaacTATACAagtgttttaaagatataacttttttatttggtattataaaattatatttattcaacccatacaatatggtatataacttttattatttaatatataaaattatatttattcaacccgtacaataaaaaagtttttaaagatatattatttattattattatataaaattcatttattccaCCCGtctaatataaataataaagaaaACGTGAAGGATCACACTAGTAACCACGTATCTTTAAACAAAACTTCAATCTAACACACGTTCACCACGTACTCTGTCGGCTACCACCACGTATCCTTGAGCCACCGTTTTTCTCCGGCGAACACTTGTCTATCTCACCGACTCACACGAAGCAACTAGGATATAAAAAGCCGGGtttgatatttttcaaaaaaaaaaaaacatcaattcCTCAAAAAGATTTCACTTTCGAGTTTCGACCTCTTAACGGTTAAcaataaaacacatttttttcagCGAACCAAAACCTAACTAAAGCACCAAACAAATAACTGATCTCCACTCCACTTTGTTAGCAACATTTAGTCATTTCTAAACCTTCAAGAGCCTATCAGAAGGCCACATAAGACTTTCCGGCGAAAGCATTGTTTTTCCGGCGAGTTAGTTGAAGATATAAATGCAACAGTTTGGTATTGTTTAGATCCCGTCTCCACcactttaatttttattttattcaggCTGAGCCCACAGATTGGCCCAATTTCAAGTTTGGTCCATTCAGCTTTTCTTTTGTTTGTTCTCGTTAAGTTTAGTTTATAAATTCTTGACTGAAACAGTGTTGGGCTTGAACTTAATTTACATATTACTATATACACttggtttataaattataaccattacttgaattataatatttatttaaacaTGTATAACAATTAAGTTCATTTTATTTAGTAGATTAagattatatattatatatttacaaaTAGTATGTACGTTTGGAatttattttgtaattttgtaaatagtttttATGGATGTTAACAATATAGATACTTTAAAATTATACATTTACGAACTATTATTTTAATATGAGTTTTATTTACATCAAAAGTAtaagaaaatcatcaaaaactaTAAAAACATTAATCCAAAATGGTAAAACAAAAAAACACTATAACGATCTAGAATATGGAAACACATGAACGTAACTAATTTACCAACTGATCTCTAATGAACATGTGGTTAAACGAGTGGTTCAAGTGTTCAACCAAACTTTTAATGGGTACGATCAGGATTTTGTTGCCGAATATGCAAAAAAATAAGGGAGCGCCTGCCTACCCAGGCTACACTGGATTCTCAAGGATACCACAATCCTTAGGAAAGACATACAACTATAAAGGCATATTGGAAAGTACATTGTTAAGGTATGGATAGTCTGAAACTTTTTTTGATATGTGTTGTTAAGGTATGGATAATCTGAAACTTTCTTTTGATACGTGTTTGTTTGACCTTTAGGTATCTGATACTTGATTTATATCTTACATGAAGTTTTTTATAAAGAATTTTGAACGTTGATAGCGTTTCGAAATTGTTTTTACATAGGTTATTCAAAAAAGGGTTTAGGAATATGTTATTTACATGTTTGCCAAGTTAAGGTATAGATAGTCTAAAACTTTCTTTTGATACATGTTGTTTGACCTTCAAGTATCTGATTTTTATATTCTACATCACGTATATTTTAAAAGTGTAAAGATTAAATACAAATGAGTCTTAACATACAAAATACCTTTAATGTAAGAAGTAAGAagataattttttttcttttcttatttTTTCCCACGGACGATGCTTAGTCGCAAAATGTAAAATAAACGAATAAATTTTGATTTACAGTAGTAAGAGTAATTATTGTAGGTAATTATTATTACCCCTACAATTTCGTAAAGTAAgtataattactctactagtgtaataacgatttttttttaattctagaACTAAAATACGTGCTTAATAAGACggggaaaattaaaaaaaaaatctcctTCACTTCAATACGTTAAGGATATTTTGTCATGCCAAGACCCTTTGTCCAGTAACTTAACCctattttaaaaaggttttaacgttgatagtgttttgaaaatgttttacatAGGTTATTCGGAAAAGCAGTTTGTGATTTATGTTATTTACATGTTTGCAAGTTATATGTTTAAGAGTTTACACGTTTACGATTTTGCATGTTACGGATTACATGCTTACATATTTAAATATGGTTTATTTAACACAAAACACCTATTCATGGTTAATTGTCTTCAAAAGTGAAATTCTCTTTCATCGTACTTCTAAGAGATGTTCTCACCACGGTTTGGATCTGGTTTCCCGCGTCCACCAATTTTCGCCGTAGCGGCGTAGTTCAGCAACATTTTCTGGGTTCTGGGTTCAAACTGTGGTAATAAGGTTTGGATTGTTCATGAGTGTTTGGAAATGCCAATCACTGGTCCACCACTCCTCAATGGGTCAGGAAGGGGTAGTGGGTTGACAATAGGTTTAGGATGGCAGGTTCCAGGTTTGTAGGAAGTTCATTTGAACGGAATGTTCACAAGGTTTTCATAAGCTGGGCCAAAAAGGTCGCAGTTTGCTAGCTTCCTGCCTGGTTACTCCATGGTGGTAAAGTTGGAGCCTGTCCAGAGCTTTCTCCCACAATCTCTTTTTCCTTTGGTTCGACTGTTTTCTTCACTTTTTGAGCCGCATGTTTCTTCTTCTCCCCCTTTTCCAGTCTAAAAGCCTCCTTCTTTTCTTTTTTGGGTTTTTCTTGAGCTTGGAACACCAGTGGCTCATCCGCCTCAGCTTGGTACCCGGGCTTCCATGTCGGTGGAATGTATCGAGAAGTTTTGGAGAGCCTCCGATAATTCATTCATGCTGTTAGTCACACATAAGGAAACACAAAATTCCAAATTAAATTTTAATTATTGAAATTAAATTTCACAGAAGCACTAAATTCCTGACAAAAATTTAAGTATTATTCAAATACTTAATTTGCTtaaaccaatggctctgataccaccttttctgtcacggccccgacCCTTTTTGCCTGGTTCggaagccgcgggacagaaacccgtgtaTTGGTATTTCATTTGACAGCAGAATTTTCAACAGGATCGTTTGTCAGGAAATAATATCAgagttttaaaagaaaacacgaattattttattataattctCGGGACAAACCCCGTATTTTACAAGTAAGGAATTTCACTAGGAAATCCCCTGATTACAGAAAACATTTTTATTTCTATTTACCGAGCCACTTTAATTAAGCTGGAATGCTACGCGGCACTTTTCATTTTTCCTAACGGTAAATCTCCTGAAACATGTTCTAAAAAGATTTGATCAGCgaaaaatactggcgagtgcattcaATTTaacaaaagacacattgttataatatacagtattagagctattacaatgtttatatcaactaattacccaaaatcggtatttgtcactcgaccggatctgtgactatggtcatatcacacattggataaccggttgtccaatggtgaagattatcaagtagtgtatacaaaccgcgtcatattcgggacagaattttctttctacaagattcttaaattcttcccagttcatagcataagccatccttcttcctttgcttgtaatactgtgttccaccactctagcgcccattctttgaacaaatttgaaacatatatgacctgatcttcttcgcacacttacttattgcaattactgcttcggttttctctaaccaacgcagtgttgcagttgccccttcattacctgcaaattctgctggtttacaggcaaggaattctttgtaagtgcaaccaggcgttgcagctttcattttcttaggaagtggggcctgtcgtggattattatcgtcatgattgccgcctccatttatgttgttactgtcgttatcttccggagtacgtttactaggaatgatttgttgtggttcagcaggttttctgagcagcagccataatttctggaatagcattagctatcccttgagcaactatATTTTtgatatcttgcctagtcatatattgattttcttgattttgctcagattggtttacttcattaactggttcattcgCGTTTTCCATCTGTTAATTAGTATTGGTATGAATTATTAGTATCCAATAATTGATAGTTAGATATAACAAAACAAttacacagaagcacataaaatttacaaacatatatatatagtcaaaattgtcgattttctcgacttctattttgttttatagattatataggcatccatacacactgtttatcttacaatgttttatttcctaTTTTACAGGGTTATATTTTACTACTGCTGTTATTATACAGACATTCTTCCCACCAACTATTCTTTGATCAACTGGCAgtttagtagcgacgctccctctcgtcgtattttcaggagatttgttcccccatttcccggatcctattccctgtacctgtcagctcttcaccgaactgacgaagttcggctaagttttcgttgctcattggaggattggggataggttctggatcaaaccgtgggagaaaggtataaggactattaattatgttttgaaattgccagtcattcgtccaccactcttccatttcgCCTAAAGGTCGAGTGGGGATTAGAGGGTCCGTaatagctggttccagatttacGGGAAGTTGGATTTCGGCCGGGTAAGGGTATAGATTGTTGTTGATAGGGCTAatgacatcacaatttgccagtagacggtctatttcgtcttgaaatgtgatttcttcaggttgtttagagctctctcctacttctattcccttttgtttaaaattttctcTAGTTTCTATCTCTGCTGGTTTAGAACTCTTTCCGGTctcgattccttttcctttgtctatagggttttctactttgggaagtttcctagtggctggcttcctcctgcgtactttcctccatcctacatatcttcttcttttcttaggctttgctttttctggaggtggagcttgaaattccagggGTTCCTCCACACCAGCAAAATAACTAGTAAaatcgtgagagacttcgattggtactaggtataggttgagattctgaaatagatagctcactcatgctgtttagcatatatgcaaaatgcacaaaatgctgagttaaaatcttataaggaaatctaaacaaatatttagttTTATTGCATATTGAAAGACTAATTTTACAAAAGATAATGGAAAATTTAAAccacactaggatttatttatttacggagtagtaattttctactagaccaggcttattggtagtttaaaggtttgcattctctgctacggtagctagcatataaagatttgcccatttttcatctaatttgtcttcccaaggtggactattgcctaattcctggatttccggattaaacctcactttcttgacttggggtttctggcttttcctaataatcgaatttcttttttctggggtaagaggattctcatattgtgctttacggacaaaaatcccttcttccagatttgctgggtatttggaggaagaggttccttttcttgggtgcagtatctaatttgtggtagatagcagaaagtctttgtttacccatactgtaacttaacaattaatcagtaTAGCCCGAATTTGGACAgaactcaaacattcaagtcgaaatcacgacgaatgacaaagtataaactcaatttgagcagcacttaatcatacgttggatagtttcaatcgatctgacgttgaatcgtaatagcgatcaagttattaccctgttttgcggcagcacttcgtgaatttgtgtgtgttgtggactgtttCTATGATATCTCAGTGTGtataacgaatttcttcgtcgtttttagtgccagaaatcaagtcccaatgtccactatttatacacaaatttgacatgcttacggaccgtaagacttttatcccttacggtccgtaagggacacctaaccACTATAGGGTAGCCATGTctgggactagcctagctgagttgacAACTTCGTAAAATTCGAATTTGCCagcgttttatttagataatcgtaactagggttccccccctgagttttaggggcgctgatcctgattctgattgttctgaaaattttagggtttacgcagaattacttgggtttctcaattagggtttctttaatagataattaatatactaagtattaattttagtgagagttgttacaaaaaaagaatgactcacattgcaattTAAACGGTCAAGCTTGCCTACTGATTAAGCTGGTAAACCTAATTAAATATACAAGgcaaacgaaactaggttagtaacttaattcaACATTTGCGATAATCGCGAGAtcgaaaccctcacgacgaatgacaaagtatagcccaatgtaggcaacacttaaacatccatcggatcagttttaatcgatcggatatagtatcgtagcagtgatcgagttattaccctgttattgtAGTAGAGTTTCGGGACACGGGTCGTATTTTTGAAAGAAACAGAGCATATATCAATGTACGAAATGATTTTGAGTGTCGTAACAAGCAAACAGTTCAAATGCCAAACCCCTGGCTTTATAGCCAAATTTGGACCCGGCCGCGCGTGGCGCACAGCTTCGCCATACCTGGCGCGTGTCGCGGGGAGGACCCATCTAGCCTAGGCTAGCCTTGTCTCATGTATAGCCCAAAATGTGTCAAACTCGACTGACACGTGTCCTAAACCTCTGTTGTGAGTCGCGGAATCAATTAGGGGATCCCCCCTTGAGTTTAGGGGGGCCCTGTTGCTAGTTTCGTCCGTTTTCCTATTTCGAGTCGCACCGTACTACTTG carries:
- the LOC118489735 gene encoding short stature homeobox protein 2-like; the protein is MNYRRLSKTSRYIPPTWKPGYQAEADEPLVFQAQEKPKKEKKEAFRLEKGEKKKHAAQKVKKTVEPKEKEIVGESSGQAPTLPPWKENRGGGGGGDGGGGGGGVEVERWRGGGGGCRWRIAMGARVLRFEREKSFEEPGPDLHEEDIKKFFSEMSSKKQTRCRPK